The Changchengzhania lutea genomic sequence TCCAGGTATTCAAACCAGTTTTGTTCATGCCACTAATCGAAGTACAGTAGAGTTAAATCAACAAAACAATATAATTGAAACTACTATTACTCCCTTAGAATCTGGGATGGCATTAACTTATCCATTTCCAGGCTGGATAAATGCTTTAAATCAACAGTTGCATTTTGGAACAGGGATAAATTCTTATGATGTGCATAAAATAAAAATATTGTCTAATCAAGGAATTGAATATCAGTTTAATGAATGGGAACATATCTATAACAATACTAATGCCGGAACAGCTTTTTATCATTCATCTTACCCTTTAAGCAGGTTAATATCTAATAGAACTAAGCAGGAGATAAATTTTCAATATGAACGTGTGGATTTATATCAATTTGATTCTTTCAATACAACAAAAGTTAATTCAAATTCTAATAATATAGAAAATACAGAAGCAAAGACTAGCTTGTGGTTAAAAAAGATTATTCGAATACAATTTGATGAGGGAGATATTTTTTTTCATTATGATTTAAATCGTTTAGATTTACCAGGAGATAGTGCTTTAACTCAGATAGAGATACGAAATAAAAATGGAGATTTAATAAAAAGAACACACTTTAGCTATTCTTATTTTTTAACTGGAGGTTGTAGTGCAACTAATTGTAAAAGATTGCGTTTAGATGAAATCTATTTTAGTAATGATATTAACGAATATTTACCTGGTTATAAATTTGAATATAATAACACTATTTTACCCGAAAGACATGCGCCGCAAACTGATTTTTCAGGCTATTATAATGGAACGCCTGTAACCACCTCACCACTTAGTCAATTCCCTACACAATATTTTTATATAGATTCTAATAAATCTCTATTGCCATTTACGATAAATGGAGATAGTAATTATTACACACTTACAGGAACATACAATTTAAATGCATCATTGCCACATGCTAAAGCTGCGTCTTTAGAAAAAATAACGTATCCAACAGGGGGCTATAATATTTTAAATTATGAACTAAATTCATTTAAAATATATAACACAGAAATAGAAGGGGGTGGATTAAGAGTTAAGCAAAACATATTGTATAATGAAAATGGAATTGTAGAAAGAGATATTAATTATAATTATATCACAGAAACTGGAAGTACTTCAGGTGGAATATTGAATATTCCTAAGTTTTCAGACGTAACTAACACAAATTATAGTCAACCTATAACTGTTTCTAATATTCCACAAAACATAACTTTTATAAGTCAAAATAGGAGAGTTAATAGATTAAACTATACTCATGGAGCATTAGTTGGTTATTCAAGAGTAGTTATTGATGAAATAGGCAATGGAAAAACAATTAAAGAATATACAAACCCATTATCTAATCCAGATATTTTACCAATTGCTGTTACTAACCAAAGTACAGGAGGAAATTCATTTAATATTCCAAAGTTTGAGTGGTTACAATTTAAAATAGATTATGGTTTTTTTCCGTCATTAATACTAGATAAAGGAATTCAACGAGGTAATCTATATAAAACTCAAATTTTTAATAATGATAATCAACTATTAAATAAAACCGAATTTAGTTTTGACCACCAAACATTTCAGTCAATTCCAATAGGTGAAGCATTTAATTATCCTAATTGGGAACCTTATGATGGCCCATGTTGTAGAATGGTGGCTGGAACAAACCTATTTGTTGAGCGAAATATGGTTACACAAAAAACTGAAACAAATTATTTAGAAAACGGTATCCATATTATTAATAACAACTACCTATATCATTCAGACTATGATTTTATTAAAGAAGAATTTGTTGAATCTGCAGCAAATGAAGTCCTTAAAAAAAGGTGGTATTATCCAATAGATAGTGAAGTTTCAAATCTACCTTTTGTAAATAGTTTGATTGGTAAAAATAGAATTAGTACGCCTGTTAAAACACAGTCATTATTAAATACTAATTTATTAACTGAAGAAATAATTAATTATAGCGATTTTAATTCTGGAGAAATAATAGAACCCAATTCAGTAAGCTTGCAAAAAGCGAATTATCCTAGTGAAACAGAGGTTGAATTTGATGTTTATGACCCTGAAAATGCAAATTTGATTCAATTTAGTAATAAAGATAATACACCAACTACTTTGATTTGGGGATATAATAAGAAAAAAGTGGTGGCAAAAATTGTTGGTGCTATTTATACTGATGTATTAACAACAGGAATTGACATGGATATTATTAATAATCCTACATCAGATTCAGATATTCTATTAGAACTAAATAAAATACGTGATTTCTATATTGATAATAAAGCCGTAGAAGTAGTCACAAGTTTATATAATCCCCTAGTAGGTCTTACACAAAGTCAAGATGAAAAAGGTTATAATGTAACATATTCGTATGATGAATTTAATAGATTTCAGTACATAAAGGATGAAGAACAAAATGTAATTAAAGAAAATCGGTATAATTATAGCGATTGGCAAGTAATGCCAGAAAAATTATCTGCAATACTTTCTTATGAATCGATTAGTGAAGGGGTAGGTGGTCAATATAAAATAACAGCTGATCCCTTTAATGGTTCAGGTAATTATAGATATACTTGGACACATGGATTAACAGTTGAAAATGAGACAGCTTCTAATGATTTAATTATAGCGAACGATGAATACACTTACATAGAGACATCTCCTGGTATTGGTCCGGATGTGCCTTTTCCTGTATATGAGTTTAACCCTAGCTTAAGCGAGGAGGAGTTAAAACTAGAATACGAAAATGTAGGTTGGAATTTTGAATCTAGTATATGTAATAGTGTTGCCCCAAACCCTAGACAATATATTGCTGTAAAATGCAAAATAAGAGATTTAAATACGGGGCAAGAAATACAAAGACAGCTTTTAATGCCGCGATTTTTAAATTTTCCTCCAGCATCTCCAGCATCTCCAAATCTAGTTGTATCACAACTCAGCTATAGCAACCCTGTTACATATAATGCTAGTATTTACTATTGTGGAGGTTCTGGTGATTTCAGATTTAAATGGAATGGAAGCAATACAGAAACTACTTTTAGCTACACTCAAGGAGTTTATTCTTGTAGCCAAAGCAGTATAACTGTTACCTGTATAATGAGAGATGTGGTAACTGGACAAATATTTAATCTTAGTAGTAATTTTTCAGCTGACTGTTCTGAAGAAGAGCAAGATTGCTTTATAGCTGGTACGGAAATAGAAATGGTAGATGGGACCCATAAATTAATAGAAGATGTAATACGAGGTGACATTATTTTAACCTATAATATTAGTAAAAAAGTATTAGAAAAAGGAATTGTAGAAAATATATCCAGCCCTATTCACACAAATTTTGTGGAAATTACTTTTAGTAATAAAAAAACAAATACAAATACTTGGGATCACCCCTACTATGTTAAGGGAAAAGGTTGGTGTTCCTATAATCCGGACCTTACATTTAAAAATTATAATTTAAAAGTAAACACTTTAAATGAAGGTGATATCTGTATGATTTATGATTCCAAAAACCAAAGTATTAAAGAAACCCGAGTTACAAATCTAAAACCAATAAAAAAGAAACAGCAAACTTTTAATTTAACTGAAGTTAGTAAAAATAATAACTTCTTCGCCAATGGAATATTAGTGCATAATAAATCAAACCAAAACAAATAATAATGGCAAAAATTCTTACAATACATCAAATAGGAAAAACCATTATTATACTTTTTGTATCAATGGTCATTAATATTACTTATGGGCAAGATAAAAATTATATTCATACGGTTGTTTATAAGCAACCATATTTGGAAAGTAATTTAAGTAATGCAAATACTAATGATAAAATAGAGTCTATTACTTATTATGATGCATTGGGACGTTCAGAACAAACAATAGCAATTCGTGCCGGTGGACAAGAGCAAGATGTTATAAGTTTTAAAAATTATGATGCTTATGGTAGAGAAAATAAAATTTACCTTCCTTTTGCTAAAAGTGCTAATAATGGAAGTTATGAAAATAATCCTTTAAATTCCGTCAATAGTTTTTATAATACTGCTAAATATGAAAATACAACCAATCCATATTCTGAAGTTTTATTTGAGGCTTCTCCGATGGGTAGAGCTTTAAAACAAGGATCGGCTGGAACAGATTGGAAGTTAAATACAACGAGTGATTCTGATCATACTACAAAATTTAAGTATCAAATTAATGAAGCAAATGAAGTAAAACAATTTGATGTATCTCACCCAAATAGTGATTTAGAAAAAACAGAATTAGAATATATAGGCAATTACCCACTAGGGGAGTTATATAAATCTGTTGTAAAAAATGAAAACTGGCAACCTACACAAACCCATATTAAAGATAATACAATAGAAGAGTTTACAAATAAAATAGGTAGGCTAGTGCTAAAGCGTACTTACAATGATAATCAACCTCATGACACATATTATGTGCATGATGATTTTGGAAACCTAACCTATGTTATACCTCCATTGGCTGCCGATCAAGACATAAGTGGTACTACACAAACCGATATTACTTCTAATGCAATAGTATCTAGTGGTGAAGTTCTAAATTTAGAGGCTTCAAATTCAATAACTTTAATGCCTGGTTTTAATGCTAAACTAGGAAGTACTTTTAGTGCAAGAATTGTTAGTCCAAATGTGTCTAACCAAACCGATATACTAGACAATTTATGCTACATCTATCATTACAACAAAAGAAATCAGATTGTAGAAATGAAAATTCCTGGTAAGGAATGGGAATATGTTGTTTATGATAAATTAGATAGACCTATACTTACACAAGACGCACTGCAACGAGATGAAAATGTTTGGTTATTTACTAAGTTTAATAAATTTGGAAAAGTTGTCTATACAGGAAAATATTCCTACACACCTATAGGAACTAATAGTAATTCTGGTCGCTTGGAGTTACAAAATCAAGTAAATAATCAATCTAATCCCAAATGGTATGAAATAACAGGAACTTCTAATGTAGATGGTCAAAACTTACCTTACACCAATCAAAGTTTTCCAACAAATAGTTTAACTTTACATACTATTCATTATTATGATGATTATAATATGGATACAGCTGGAATAGGTTTAACACTTCCCACAACCATATTGGGTCAGCAAGTATCAAATAAAACAAAATCCTTAGGGACCATAAGTAAAGTTAGAATATTAGACACTTATCAATGGGAGACCACTGTATCCTATTATGATAAAAAAGGAATGCCTATTTATGCTGCTAAGAAAAATGAATATTTAAGTACTGTAGATAAGAGCAAAATAAAGTATGCCTTTTCAGGGCAAATAGTAGAATTTGAAAATTCACATACAAAATCGAGCGTGACAATAGTAACTAATAATAAATACACATACGATCATGCTGGGCGAGTTTTAACACAAACCCAATCTATCAATGGGGGTGATCCAGAATTATTAGCTAATAATGCTTATGATGAACTAGGGCGTATAGAAAATATAAAAGTAGGTGGAGCCGTAGCAACAATCCCAGAAAATTCAAATGGATTACAAACTATAGACTACAAATACAATATTAGAGGTTGGTTAAAACAAATTAATAACCCTACATCTTTAGGCGATGATTTATTTAGTTTAAAAATAGGCTACAACCAAGGAAGTAATGCTTTATATAATGGTAATATTAGTCAGACCAGTTGGAAAACAGCTAGTATTAACCCAACTAGTAATCCTGTTAGTAATGCGTACAACTATACTTACGATGCTTTAAACCGTATTACAAGTGGTATAGATAACACTAATAATTACAGTCTTTCTGGAGTTAGTTATGATAAAAATGGGAATATACAAACCTTAGAGCGTAAAGCTATTGGAGGGCTAATGGATAATCTTACTTATACCTATGATGAAGGGAATAAGCTTAAAAGTGTTACCGATGCTATTATAGGCTCTTTAGGGAATGATGGTTTTAAAGATGGTAATACCAATGGTGATGATTATACCTATGATGAAAATGGCAATATGCTTAAAGATTTAAATAAAGGTATAAACACTGATATTATATATAACCATTTAGATTTACCCAAACAAGTAACATTGCCAAATGGCACTATTCAATATTTTTATGACGCTACAGGTAAAAAATTAAAAAAAATAATTACAGAGGGAAGTGTTGTTAAAACTATAGAATATGCAGGTAAGTATATTTATGAAAACAATGTTTTAAAGTTTTTTAGTCATGCAGAGGGCTATGCAGAACCAGATGGTTCTGGTGGTTTTGACTATGTTTACCAATATAAAGACCACTTGGGCAATATCAGGTTGTCATATTCAGATATTGATGGTAATGGTAGTGTTGCCAATTCTGAAATTGTTGAAGAAAACAACTACTATCCCTTTGGGCTTAAGCATAAAGGGTATAATAGTATTGTTTCCGCCAATACAAATGATGTTGCTAATAAGTTTAAATTTAATGGTAAAGAACAGGAAAAAGCATTGGGTTATAATATGTACGAGATGGATGTGCGTAGTCTCGACCCTGCATTGGGCAGATGGACTAGTATGGACCCTGTAACTCACCATAGTATGAGTACCTATAATGCCTTTGATAATAACCCCGTACTAATTTCAGACCCTAGTGGAGCCGATGGTATGATAGGTTCTAATGGCGGTTCTGGATGGACACTCTATTCTGGGCAAATGGGTACACAATCTTATGGTTATGGACATGGCTTTGGTTCTATAGACTCAGCAGCTTTTAATTATGCCGCACAACAGCCAAATAGTTCTGAAGAGAATGTAAATGACCCTAATAATAGTAGTTCTGGTTCTAGCGTAACTGATTCTGAAGGCTCTCAAGGAAGTGGTGCAATAAGTGATGCAGAATGGGCAAAATTAACAGCAGGGTCAATGGTATTAAACGAAGTAACTGTTATTGCAGGCAATAAAGAATCTTATGATGCTGCTATACTTAACATTGTTGGGCAGATTTATGCCACTGAGTGGTATGATTCCAACAGTTTTATGGAAAATATGTTATCCACAGGAATGTTTGTGGTAAATTCTGGACTTGGAGGTGTTTCAACAGTTATTACGTACAAAGGAAAGTATCATCTTTCAAATGAAGTTTTTCATATTAATAAAACAGGAAAGAGCCTCTCTAATAGATGGAGATGGAGATGGGATAAAAGATACAATAACCCTGTTGCCAAAGCTTGGAGAATTACACAATTAGAGAAAGTTAAAGGGATAAGAAATTTAAGTACTAAATTAACAAAAGCTGGAGGTGTATTAATTATTGCAGATATTGCACTGTCTGGAGAAATAAAAGTATCGCATGGTATTAATGGTTTAGCTACAGGTTTAGCATTAACTGGTTTTGGAGCACCTATAGCTGCGGTCTGGTTTATTGCAGATTTAGGAACGGGAACTGCAAATTACTTTTTAGGCAATGGGTTTAGAACTATAAGTGATATAATAGATGACAATACTGGAAGTATAGAACTTTATGATGGATTATATTAAATATAAAAAATAATGAAGAAAAATATTGAAAAAAAAATTATTTTTCCTGCCTTGAATTTGACTGCTCAAGAATGGGATTTTAGCACCTTAAATGATATAAAACTAGAGGGTCAATTTTATTTGGGTTCAAATGACTTATTTTTCAACAAGTATTATTTAGAATCATTATTTATAGACGTGAAAGGTAATTTATATAAAATTATAGGAAAAGAGGATGTTGGTAAATGGAGAAAGTATATTCCTTTTTTTATGAAAAGTAAAATATCCTTTGAGGATTTAAATAGTAAAATACCCTTAAACGAAGTCAAGACACATATTATTAATAAAATAAAAAACATTAAATATAGTGATGAAAAAAACGATAAATTTTTAACGGAGTGGATTAAAAGAGTAGAAGATTCTAAGTCTATGAAAGAACTTTTAGAAGAAAACATGTAGCTCATTAAATGAAGGTGCTTTAGCATTTTTAAAATACAATCATCTTCAAATCTAGAAGAAGTTAACCGTCAAAATGGAAAACAATATTATAGACATTTTATATTAAAATGATAATGAAACATAAAAAAACAATTTTTATGATAAGAATGATTTTTTTATTTTTTAGTTTAATTCTTTTAGTAAGTTGTAAAACGATAATCTCAAATCAATTTTCACAAACAAAAACCACGCAACAAGTCAATTTAGGCAGCGTTGGTTTAGATAAAGATTTTTTGTTGCAACAAGAATTCAATAATGCCGCCATACCAACGTATAATAAACCGATAAAATTAAGAGTAAGTATTAAATCATTTAATAAACAAACGTATAAAATTTTAACAAAAGCAAAAGTTTCTCAACCCGCTAACTTTAGTGTAATATATATAGATTCTATTCCTAAAAAGCCGCAATACCTTCAATTACAAATAGCCGATAAGGTAAGTGTATTAGAGGATCTAAATAGTAAGGCTAATTACAGCTTAAAAGACTATTTAATTCTTAATAAACGCACCAATATAATAACAGATATCTCCATAGCTTTAAACCAAAATGATTTAGAAAATATAGCCAATGCAGATGCTGTTTTTTTAGTAGAAGAGAGTTATAAAAAATATGTTTTGCAATATTATAAAACAAGTACTGAAGTTGAAAAAATCTCTTTTAGTGAGGGCATTATATTTGGATATAAAACTGCAAATTGTTGTTGGCAAGAAAATAGTAAACACCAATTAAGCATTGTAGATTTAGTAAGTGATTTTAATAATTGCCCCAACAAAACTTATAGATCAGCCAATCGAGCTAAAAAGAAAATCAATTATTTTAAATTATAGCATCATGAAGCGTTATTTAGGTGTATTCTGTTTGAGCTTATTTTTGGTTTCCTGTGACGATATTATTGGGGTACCTGATATTTCAGAAAAAAAAGTAGTTGTTTTAGCACCAACCAATAATGCCATTTTAGACACAGTTGCAGTTGTTTTTACGTGGGAAGCTCTTGAAGACGCAGAAATGTACCATATACAAGTGGCTAAACCTACTTTTGAGGATGCTTTACAAATTGTAAAAGATAGTTTGCTAACGGGTACAAGTTTTTCAACAAGCCTAAATACAAAAAGTTACGAATGGCGCGTTCGAGCTGAAAATTCTGGGTATAACACAAAATACACCAAACAAGGTTTTTCCATTGAAGAATAAAACAAAAACATACGTCCTTTTAATTGCGGTTTTGAGTATTTGGGGCATTATTGGATATAGAATAATAACAACGATAAATCCATCAAAACCCAAAATAGAAAACCAATATTTTGATGTGGCTTTCAATCCAAAAAATAATACTAAAGTGGATACATTTTCAATTCAAACAGTTAACAGAGATCCTTTTTTAGGAACACTATTAGTTTCAAACAAAACAAGAATAAGCAAAAAGAACACTAGTAAAGTAAAAGTTAATTGGATACCAGTTACCTATCATGGTAGTATTTCTAAACAAGATGCTAAAAACAAAGTGTTCATTATTTCGATTGATGGAAAGCAATACCCTATGAAAGTTGGACAGACGGTTAATGAAGTGAGGCTTATTAGAGGATATACCAATGCTGTTTTGGTTAGCTATAAAGGCGAAAGAAAAGCCATTAAGAAAACATGAATTTTTTAAAAGTAAAAGCAGGCGCATTACAAATGACCACGTTTGTGGTAGTTGTTATAGCGTTGTTATTGGC encodes the following:
- a CDS encoding DUF6443 domain-containing protein; the protein is MAKILTIHQIGKTIIILFVSMVINITYGQDKNYIHTVVYKQPYLESNLSNANTNDKIESITYYDALGRSEQTIAIRAGGQEQDVISFKNYDAYGRENKIYLPFAKSANNGSYENNPLNSVNSFYNTAKYENTTNPYSEVLFEASPMGRALKQGSAGTDWKLNTTSDSDHTTKFKYQINEANEVKQFDVSHPNSDLEKTELEYIGNYPLGELYKSVVKNENWQPTQTHIKDNTIEEFTNKIGRLVLKRTYNDNQPHDTYYVHDDFGNLTYVIPPLAADQDISGTTQTDITSNAIVSSGEVLNLEASNSITLMPGFNAKLGSTFSARIVSPNVSNQTDILDNLCYIYHYNKRNQIVEMKIPGKEWEYVVYDKLDRPILTQDALQRDENVWLFTKFNKFGKVVYTGKYSYTPIGTNSNSGRLELQNQVNNQSNPKWYEITGTSNVDGQNLPYTNQSFPTNSLTLHTIHYYDDYNMDTAGIGLTLPTTILGQQVSNKTKSLGTISKVRILDTYQWETTVSYYDKKGMPIYAAKKNEYLSTVDKSKIKYAFSGQIVEFENSHTKSSVTIVTNNKYTYDHAGRVLTQTQSINGGDPELLANNAYDELGRIENIKVGGAVATIPENSNGLQTIDYKYNIRGWLKQINNPTSLGDDLFSLKIGYNQGSNALYNGNISQTSWKTASINPTSNPVSNAYNYTYDALNRITSGIDNTNNYSLSGVSYDKNGNIQTLERKAIGGLMDNLTYTYDEGNKLKSVTDAIIGSLGNDGFKDGNTNGDDYTYDENGNMLKDLNKGINTDIIYNHLDLPKQVTLPNGTIQYFYDATGKKLKKIITEGSVVKTIEYAGKYIYENNVLKFFSHAEGYAEPDGSGGFDYVYQYKDHLGNIRLSYSDIDGNGSVANSEIVEENNYYPFGLKHKGYNSIVSANTNDVANKFKFNGKEQEKALGYNMYEMDVRSLDPALGRWTSMDPVTHHSMSTYNAFDNNPVLISDPSGADGMIGSNGGSGWTLYSGQMGTQSYGYGHGFGSIDSAAFNYAAQQPNSSEENVNDPNNSSSGSSVTDSEGSQGSGAISDAEWAKLTAGSMVLNEVTVIAGNKESYDAAILNIVGQIYATEWYDSNSFMENMLSTGMFVVNSGLGGVSTVITYKGKYHLSNEVFHINKTGKSLSNRWRWRWDKRYNNPVAKAWRITQLEKVKGIRNLSTKLTKAGGVLIIADIALSGEIKVSHGINGLATGLALTGFGAPIAAVWFIADLGTGTANYFLGNGFRTISDIIDDNTGSIELYDGLY